The proteins below come from a single Parazoarcus communis genomic window:
- the pilQ gene encoding type IV pilus secretin PilQ produces the protein MKNRIGTVLLAAVATVLMPMGTVFAQESGVAQVASNRIEALEVAEQGGAIYVRLAMKEPLAAPPASFSVANPARIAFDFPATANALGRNVQTIERGDLRSANIVQAGERTRLVLNLVKMSPYETRVEGRNVIIALTPVNVQTTQTVGEQAYANFATANPAISGGKSIRDINFRRGKDGEGRVFVQLSSAETGIDIRQQGGNLVVEFLKTTLPEHLRRKSDVTDFATPITGMMAQQQGDNVRLVVTPNGLWEHNAYQSDDQFVLEVKRVIEDPNKLVQGTRGQYQGEKLSLNFQNIDVRSVLQVIADFTNFNIITSDSVQGNLTLRLKDVPWDQALDIILQAKGLDMRKSGNVIWIAPGDELAAREKLQLEAKAQISDLEPLQTESFQINYHKAKEIFDFLKSKDQTMLSKRGSVVVDERSNKVFVTDIGSRLAMLRKLVGEIDVAPKQVLIEARIVEASKTFSRDIGVRLGLGNNKAVNLGGGAKLGFGSSSVGTTSNTFTPGLAQSGTGYLPSGYGSVNLSLFNSSLTRFLNLELQALESDGRGRVISSPRILTANQVEASIEQGTEIPYLEASSSGSTSVSFKKAVLSLKVKPQITPDGRLQLAIQVNKDRPAYEDALLNVPPIETKNIKSEVLVENGGTVVIGGIYLEEETKGVDRVPFLGELPVVGGLFRSTSTVSERSELLIFVTPRIVTDSLTLR, from the coding sequence ATGAAGAATAGAATCGGAACGGTGCTGCTCGCAGCGGTGGCCACAGTGCTGATGCCAATGGGCACTGTGTTTGCGCAGGAATCGGGTGTGGCTCAGGTGGCGTCCAACCGCATCGAAGCGCTTGAGGTTGCTGAGCAAGGGGGGGCAATCTATGTCCGGCTCGCTATGAAGGAGCCGCTTGCTGCGCCTCCGGCAAGTTTCAGTGTCGCGAATCCAGCGCGGATTGCCTTTGATTTTCCGGCAACGGCGAATGCGCTCGGGCGCAATGTGCAGACGATCGAGCGTGGGGATCTTCGCAGCGCGAATATTGTTCAGGCCGGTGAGCGTACCCGTCTGGTGCTCAATCTGGTGAAGATGTCGCCCTACGAGACCCGGGTCGAGGGGCGTAACGTCATCATCGCGCTCACGCCGGTCAATGTTCAGACCACGCAAACTGTCGGAGAGCAGGCATATGCCAATTTCGCGACGGCAAATCCTGCCATCAGTGGTGGAAAGAGCATCCGCGACATCAATTTTCGGCGCGGTAAGGACGGCGAAGGGCGTGTTTTTGTTCAGCTCTCCAGCGCAGAAACCGGTATCGACATCCGGCAGCAGGGTGGCAATCTCGTCGTCGAATTCCTCAAGACCACGCTGCCTGAGCATCTGCGCCGCAAGTCTGATGTGACTGACTTCGCGACGCCGATTACCGGCATGATGGCGCAACAGCAGGGCGACAATGTCCGTCTCGTGGTGACCCCGAATGGACTTTGGGAGCACAACGCGTACCAGAGTGACGACCAGTTCGTGCTTGAGGTGAAACGCGTCATCGAAGATCCGAACAAGCTGGTTCAAGGTACGCGTGGTCAGTATCAGGGCGAGAAGCTGTCGCTCAACTTCCAGAATATCGATGTGCGTTCAGTGCTGCAGGTCATTGCCGACTTCACGAACTTCAACATCATCACCTCTGATTCGGTTCAGGGAAATCTGACCCTGCGGCTGAAGGATGTTCCTTGGGACCAGGCCTTGGATATCATCCTTCAGGCCAAGGGTCTGGACATGCGAAAGAGTGGCAATGTGATCTGGATCGCTCCGGGTGACGAGCTTGCTGCACGCGAAAAGCTCCAGCTCGAAGCCAAGGCGCAGATCAGTGATCTTGAGCCGCTGCAGACGGAAAGTTTTCAGATCAATTACCACAAGGCGAAGGAAATCTTCGACTTCCTGAAGAGCAAGGATCAGACGATGCTCTCCAAGCGCGGTAGCGTCGTCGTGGATGAGCGGAGCAACAAGGTCTTCGTGACTGATATCGGCTCGCGCCTGGCAATGTTGCGCAAGCTGGTGGGAGAAATCGACGTTGCGCCGAAGCAGGTCTTGATTGAGGCGCGGATTGTAGAGGCCTCCAAAACCTTTTCCAGGGATATCGGCGTGCGGCTCGGTCTTGGCAACAACAAGGCGGTGAATCTGGGGGGCGGAGCAAAGCTTGGATTCGGGTCCTCGTCAGTTGGTACGACTTCGAACACCTTCACGCCGGGGCTGGCTCAGAGCGGAACCGGGTACTTGCCTTCAGGCTATGGCTCGGTCAATCTCAGTCTGTTCAACAGTTCGCTCACCCGATTCCTGAATCTCGAATTGCAGGCGCTGGAGTCGGACGGCCGTGGGCGTGTGATCTCCAGTCCGCGAATCCTGACTGCGAACCAGGTAGAGGCGTCAATCGAGCAGGGTACGGAAATTCCCTACCTTGAGGCGAGCAGTTCCGGGTCAACGAGTGTTTCCTTCAAGAAGGCCGTGCTTTCACTCAAGGTCAAGCCGCAGATTACGCCTGACGGGCGTCTGCAACTGGCAATCCAGGTAAATAAGGATCGTCCTGCTTATGAGGATGCGCTTCTCAACGTGCCGCCGATTGAGACCAAGAACATCAAAAGCG
- a CDS encoding type 4a pilus biogenesis protein PilO, whose translation MTSKDVLSGLRGIDFQRLQQDFQNLDPNDPGVWPLAPRVAVFVFLFVATIAAAWWFDWSDQGILLEQREVEEQQLRQDWVGKKRLAVNLDEHKRQLAEIDRQFGALLKQLPNRAEMDSLLSDINQAGLGRGLLFELFKPGSDQVKEFYAEMPIEIRVTGGYHDLGEFASDVARMPRIVTLNNISLDAAAEGRLKLDARATTYRYLDEEEVAQKRQAAKAAQGKK comes from the coding sequence ATGACGTCCAAAGATGTGCTTTCCGGACTTCGCGGCATTGATTTTCAGCGCTTGCAGCAGGATTTCCAGAATCTTGATCCGAATGATCCGGGTGTTTGGCCGCTTGCGCCGCGTGTTGCAGTTTTCGTATTCCTGTTCGTTGCGACCATCGCCGCCGCCTGGTGGTTCGACTGGAGCGATCAGGGAATTCTGCTGGAGCAGCGCGAGGTCGAAGAGCAGCAGTTGCGCCAGGACTGGGTTGGCAAGAAGCGGCTCGCGGTCAACCTTGATGAACACAAGCGTCAGCTTGCCGAGATTGACCGGCAGTTCGGCGCGCTGCTCAAGCAACTGCCCAATCGTGCCGAGATGGATTCACTTCTGTCCGACATCAACCAGGCCGGGTTGGGGCGTGGTCTGCTGTTCGAGCTCTTCAAGCCGGGTAGCGACCAGGTGAAGGAGTTTTACGCCGAGATGCCCATTGAAATCAGGGTGACGGGCGGATATCACGATCTCGGCGAGTTTGCGAGCGATGTTGCCCGCATGCCCCGGATCGTCACGCTGAATAACATCTCGCTTGATGCTGCTGCGGAAGGGCGTTTGAAGCTTGACGCCAGGGCCACCACCTATCGTTATCTGGACGAAGAAGAGGTGGCTCAGAAGCGACAGGCAGCCAAGGCTGCGCAGGGGAAGAAATGA
- a CDS encoding penicillin-binding protein 1A, whose translation MRWVLYPVAALTALVTLGLATLAAISILAWPNLPSLEVLTDYRPRVPLRIYTADGHLISEFGEERRSVVKIEDVPAILKHAILAAEDERFYEHPGIDPIGIARAALANLTSGGRGQGASTITMQVARNFFLSREKTYNRKLYEILLALKIERNLSKDQILELYINQIYLGQRAYGFSAAARAYFGKPLSEISLAEAAMLAGLPKAPSAYNPIANPSRATLRQHYVLRRMVEAGFSDNASYQKALKEPLRTQTGSVARNGGNSTPMHGDYVAEMARQIAVEQFGEEAYQLGIKIVTTITRDDQEAAYAALRKGVMDYDRRHGYRGPERFVELPQGADAEALDDILADSSDHDDLLAAVVLEASPSGVKVFRRGETYDITGDGLRFAAPMLSEKSPQTRRVRRGAVIRIRSMEKQGWEIAQLPEVEAALVSVDPHTGAVRALVGGFDFNSNKYNHVTQAQRQPGSSFKPFIYSAGLERGYSPGTLIEDEPLYFPAGVTGSQAWEPKNYDGKFAGLMTLREALARSKNMASIRLLQNITPDYAQDYIGRFGFDPARNPPYLTMALGAGSATPWEMATAYSVFANGGYRIDPYIVKEIHDGNGKLIAKIDPPVAGESAPRVIDPRNAWLMDSMLQDVVRRGTGARARSLNRGDIAGKTGTTNDYLDAWFCGYSPDLVAISWMGFSQPKNMGRGETGGAAALPIWINYMRAALKGVPEKSLARPEGLLSAPVADGSVEDFYYAENEPPALKPEPDWLEQLFSSHTPVLEAPEEAIPPVAPAPKPAPRPVPQMQPPAPVVDRMPTPIRR comes from the coding sequence ATGCGCTGGGTTCTCTACCCCGTCGCCGCACTCACGGCCCTGGTGACGCTCGGGCTCGCGACGCTGGCAGCAATTTCCATCCTGGCCTGGCCCAACCTGCCTTCACTGGAAGTGCTGACCGACTACCGTCCGCGGGTCCCGCTCCGCATCTACACTGCCGACGGCCATCTTATCAGCGAATTCGGCGAGGAACGCCGCTCGGTAGTGAAGATCGAAGACGTTCCAGCCATTCTAAAGCACGCAATTCTTGCCGCTGAGGACGAACGCTTCTATGAGCACCCCGGCATCGACCCGATTGGCATCGCCCGTGCGGCGCTGGCAAACCTTACCTCAGGCGGACGCGGCCAAGGTGCGTCAACCATCACGATGCAGGTCGCGCGCAACTTTTTCCTGTCGCGCGAAAAAACCTACAACCGCAAGCTCTACGAGATCCTGCTGGCGCTGAAGATTGAACGCAATCTGAGCAAGGACCAGATTCTGGAGCTGTACATCAACCAGATCTACCTCGGGCAGCGCGCCTACGGTTTCTCGGCAGCCGCACGTGCGTACTTCGGGAAGCCGCTGAGCGAGATCAGCCTCGCCGAGGCCGCAATGCTGGCCGGCCTTCCCAAAGCCCCGTCTGCATACAATCCGATCGCGAACCCCTCTCGCGCGACCCTGCGCCAGCATTACGTGCTGCGCCGGATGGTCGAGGCCGGGTTCAGCGACAATGCGAGCTATCAGAAGGCGCTCAAGGAGCCTCTGCGCACTCAGACCGGCAGCGTGGCGCGCAACGGCGGCAACAGCACCCCGATGCATGGCGACTACGTTGCTGAGATGGCACGCCAGATTGCGGTCGAACAGTTTGGCGAAGAGGCCTACCAGCTCGGCATCAAGATCGTCACGACCATTACCCGCGATGACCAGGAAGCGGCTTACGCTGCGCTGCGCAAGGGGGTGATGGATTACGACCGGCGCCACGGCTATCGTGGCCCCGAGCGCTTCGTTGAGCTTCCACAGGGCGCAGATGCTGAAGCGCTGGACGACATCCTCGCCGACTCCAGCGATCACGACGACCTCCTTGCCGCGGTCGTTCTTGAAGCATCGCCTTCGGGCGTCAAGGTGTTCCGCCGCGGCGAAACCTACGACATCACGGGCGACGGACTGCGCTTTGCTGCGCCCATGCTCAGTGAAAAATCGCCGCAAACCCGACGCGTCCGTCGCGGCGCGGTAATTCGCATCCGCAGCATGGAAAAGCAGGGCTGGGAAATCGCACAACTGCCGGAGGTCGAGGCTGCACTGGTCTCGGTCGACCCTCATACCGGGGCAGTACGCGCCCTCGTTGGCGGCTTCGACTTCAACAGCAACAAATACAACCACGTCACCCAGGCGCAGCGCCAGCCGGGGTCGAGCTTCAAGCCCTTCATCTATTCGGCGGGACTGGAGCGGGGATACTCCCCAGGCACCCTGATCGAGGACGAGCCGCTCTACTTCCCTGCCGGCGTCACCGGCAGCCAGGCGTGGGAGCCAAAGAACTATGACGGCAAGTTCGCAGGGCTGATGACGCTGCGCGAAGCGCTCGCACGTTCAAAGAACATGGCTTCGATCCGGCTGCTGCAGAACATCACCCCGGACTATGCGCAGGACTACATCGGCCGCTTCGGCTTCGACCCCGCGCGCAATCCGCCCTATCTGACCATGGCACTGGGCGCCGGATCGGCAACCCCGTGGGAAATGGCGACCGCGTACTCCGTGTTTGCCAACGGCGGTTACAGAATCGACCCTTACATCGTGAAGGAGATCCACGATGGCAATGGCAAGCTGATCGCAAAGATCGACCCGCCCGTGGCCGGCGAGAGTGCGCCCCGCGTCATTGACCCGCGCAATGCGTGGCTGATGGATTCGATGCTGCAGGACGTTGTACGCCGCGGCACGGGCGCGCGCGCGCGCAGCCTCAATCGTGGTGACATTGCCGGCAAGACGGGTACGACCAACGACTACCTCGACGCCTGGTTCTGCGGCTACAGCCCGGATCTTGTAGCCATCTCCTGGATGGGTTTCTCACAGCCAAAGAACATGGGGCGTGGAGAAACCGGCGGCGCAGCCGCACTGCCGATCTGGATCAACTACATGCGTGCAGCACTCAAGGGCGTACCGGAAAAGTCGCTCGCGCGCCCCGAGGGCCTGCTGAGCGCGCCCGTGGCCGACGGCAGCGTGGAGGATTTCTACTATGCCGAGAACGAGCCCCCGGCGCTGAAGCCCGAACCCGACTGGCTGGAGCAACTCTTCTCGAGCCACACCCCGGTTCTCGAAGCCCCCGAAGAGGCGATTCCGCCTGTGGCGCCGGCGCCCAAGCCCGCCCCCCGGCCGGTGCCACAAATGCAGCCGCCGGCCCCGGTCGTCGATCGCATGCCGACGCCGATACGGCGCTGA
- the lptM gene encoding LPS translocon maturation chaperone LptM, with translation MRAMIPAVALISALLLSACGIKGPLFLPEKPQAEQSGNTEKAAGNNSKPDFNPASIPTTSR, from the coding sequence ATGCGAGCGATGATTCCCGCGGTAGCGCTGATCAGCGCACTGCTCCTGTCCGCCTGCGGCATCAAAGGGCCGCTCTTTTTGCCCGAAAAGCCTCAGGCAGAACAGTCCGGCAACACCGAAAAGGCGGCTGGCAATAATAGCAAACCCGATTTCAATCCCGCCTCGATTCCGACCACAAGCAGATGA
- a CDS encoding pilus assembly protein PilP → MVKPLPEIKVFSVVDYAAAALIEPFKASRIEPERKNGGGGLRPDPDRRREPLEAYPLESLRMVGVLTQDKVSQALIQADKSLYRVKAGNYLGQDYGVITAVTDSSVELRELVEDVNGDWVERASSLQLQERQEAGK, encoded by the coding sequence GTGGTCAAGCCGCTGCCTGAAATCAAGGTTTTTTCAGTTGTTGATTACGCAGCCGCTGCGCTCATTGAGCCTTTCAAGGCGTCGCGGATCGAGCCCGAGCGCAAGAACGGCGGTGGTGGGTTGCGCCCGGACCCCGATCGCAGGCGTGAGCCGCTGGAAGCGTATCCGCTGGAAAGTCTGCGCATGGTGGGTGTCCTGACTCAGGACAAGGTTTCGCAGGCCCTGATACAGGCGGATAAATCACTCTATCGCGTCAAGGCGGGTAATTATCTCGGGCAGGATTATGGCGTGATTACTGCGGTGACCGATTCGTCGGTCGAACTGCGTGAGCTGGTTGAGGATGTAAATGGTGACTGGGTTGAGCGCGCCAGTTCGCTGCAGTTGCAGGAGCGGCAGGAGGCCGGAAAATGA
- the cyaY gene encoding iron donor protein CyaY — protein MEESAFNALAEAELAKIESALEACGVDMDIELKPGGILELEFDNGSKVIINRHTAAREIWVAAKSGGFHFRPENGGWIAGRDGAELYALLSRVVSEQSGEQVVLSASA, from the coding sequence ATGGAAGAATCCGCATTCAATGCTCTGGCAGAAGCCGAGCTGGCAAAAATCGAGTCTGCACTTGAAGCGTGCGGGGTGGACATGGATATCGAGCTCAAGCCGGGAGGCATTCTTGAGCTGGAGTTCGACAACGGCAGCAAGGTCATCATCAATCGTCACACCGCTGCGCGGGAGATATGGGTGGCCGCGAAATCCGGCGGCTTCCACTTCCGTCCTGAAAACGGAGGCTGGATCGCAGGGCGCGATGGGGCAGAGCTCTATGCGCTGCTCTCCCGCGTTGTCAGCGAACAGTCGGGAGAGCAGGTGGTATTGAGCGCTAGCGCCTGA
- a CDS encoding PilN domain-containing protein: MIRINLLPHREEKRKERRQQFYTLSGAMVLLGAAIALLVHTVYAGYIERQETKNAFIKAEIVKLDEEIVEIRRLREQIDSLLARKQVIEALQSSRAETVHLFNELARKMPNGVYLKSVKQSAQQVTLVGYAQSNARVSTLMRSLDESPFLQNPGLVEVKSATVNNRRVSEFILNIGIAPPSAENAQGGAQ; encoded by the coding sequence ATGATCCGGATCAACCTGCTGCCCCATCGCGAGGAAAAGCGAAAGGAGCGGCGTCAGCAGTTTTATACGCTCTCGGGCGCCATGGTGTTGCTCGGCGCCGCGATTGCCCTGCTGGTGCACACAGTTTACGCCGGCTACATTGAGCGCCAGGAAACCAAGAACGCTTTCATCAAGGCGGAAATCGTGAAGCTCGACGAAGAGATCGTTGAGATTCGGCGCCTTCGCGAGCAGATTGATTCGCTGCTGGCGCGCAAGCAGGTCATTGAAGCGCTGCAGAGCAGTCGGGCCGAAACGGTGCATCTGTTCAACGAGTTGGCGCGGAAGATGCCAAACGGGGTGTATCTCAAATCGGTGAAGCAGTCCGCGCAGCAGGTCACGCTGGTCGGCTATGCACAGTCGAATGCGCGGGTTTCGACCCTGATGCGCAGCCTTGACGAGTCCCCTTTTTTGCAGAATCCCGGGCTGGTTGAAGTCAAGTCTGCCACTGTGAATAATCGCAGGGTCAGCGAGTTCATCCTGAATATTGGTATTGCGCCCCCGTCGGCAGAGAACGCCCAGGGAGGTGCTCAATGA
- a CDS encoding pilus assembly protein PilM: protein MIDFSIFGSKARQLAGLDISSSSVKMVELVESEKGGFRVERYAIEPLPRDAVVDGNIANLDAVTEGVKRLVRRFGPGVKNVAMALPASSVITKKIILPDGLREQEMELQVESEANQYIPFALDEVNLDFQVVGPAGGSPGEVEVLIAASRKEKVEDRVAVAQACGLKAVVLDVESLAVESSFELVSRQLPGGGAGKVVALIDIGASAMNVAVLRDGHQVYAREQAFGGSQLTQDIARQYGMSVDEAEAAKRSGSLPDDYARDLLRPFMDSLALEVSRALQFFFTSTQYNQVDHLVLAGGCAVMPGLAEVVGGRTQVETIVANPFAGMALSSKVRPKNLLADAPSLMVACGLALRRFDA, encoded by the coding sequence GTGATTGACTTCTCAATATTCGGTTCGAAGGCGCGACAGCTCGCAGGGCTGGATATCTCTTCTTCATCCGTGAAGATGGTGGAGCTCGTCGAGAGTGAGAAAGGCGGCTTTCGCGTTGAACGCTACGCGATCGAGCCCCTGCCGCGCGATGCTGTGGTCGATGGCAATATCGCCAACCTTGATGCCGTTACTGAAGGCGTCAAGCGCCTCGTCCGGCGCTTCGGCCCAGGCGTGAAGAATGTGGCCATGGCCTTGCCTGCTTCGTCCGTCATCACCAAGAAAATCATTCTCCCGGACGGTCTGCGCGAGCAGGAAATGGAGCTCCAGGTCGAGTCCGAGGCTAATCAGTACATTCCGTTCGCCCTCGACGAGGTCAATCTCGACTTCCAGGTCGTCGGTCCCGCCGGCGGTAGCCCCGGCGAAGTCGAGGTGCTGATTGCCGCGTCGCGTAAGGAGAAGGTCGAAGACCGGGTCGCCGTCGCGCAGGCTTGCGGCCTCAAGGCGGTGGTGCTCGACGTCGAGTCACTCGCAGTCGAGTCTTCCTTTGAACTGGTGAGCCGGCAGTTGCCGGGTGGTGGCGCCGGGAAGGTGGTCGCCCTGATCGATATCGGCGCTTCGGCCATGAATGTGGCTGTGCTGCGCGACGGGCATCAGGTTTACGCAAGGGAGCAGGCTTTTGGCGGTAGCCAGCTGACCCAGGACATTGCGCGGCAGTACGGAATGAGCGTGGATGAGGCTGAGGCCGCCAAGCGTTCGGGAAGTCTCCCGGATGACTATGCGCGTGACCTGTTGCGCCCGTTCATGGACAGTCTTGCGCTTGAGGTTTCGCGCGCATTGCAGTTTTTCTTCACTTCGACTCAGTACAACCAGGTCGACCATCTAGTCCTTGCTGGCGGTTGCGCGGTCATGCCGGGTCTTGCCGAAGTCGTGGGCGGCCGGACTCAGGTCGAGACCATTGTGGCCAACCCCTTTGCGGGGATGGCGCTGTCCTCGAAGGTCCGTCCCAAGAATCTGCTGGCTGATGCACCGTCGTTGATGGTCGCGTGTGGGCTGGCTTTGCGGAGATTCGACGCATGA
- the lysA gene encoding diaminopimelate decarboxylase: MSKTFPIPTLRRVQGELILEDVALTTVAERFGTPVYVYSRAALVSAFEAYRNALQGRPALVCYAVKANSNLGVLSVFAALGAGFDIVSGGELARVIAAGGDPAKVVFSGVGKTRAEMRQALEAGIRCFNVESATELDRLNDVAAQLGKFAPIALRVNPDVDPKTHPYISTGLKSNKFGVAFDEALDLYRRAASLPNLEVSGIACHIGSQLLDPAPMAEAAAKVLGLVDQLAAEGIRLDHIDLGGGLGIRYDDETPPAIADYLAPLLKVFEGRAEELCFEPGRSLVGNAGLLLTRVEYLKPGEEKNFAIVDAAMNDLARPALYDAYHETVAVIERDQPAQSYDVVGPICESGDFLARQRELAIEEGDLIALLSAGAYGMTMSSNYNTRGRAAEVIVDGDKLHLVRQRETIESLFALEQVLS, from the coding sequence ATGAGCAAGACCTTCCCCATCCCGACCCTGCGCCGCGTGCAAGGCGAGCTGATCCTCGAGGACGTGGCCCTGACGACCGTCGCCGAGCGCTTCGGCACGCCGGTCTACGTCTATTCACGCGCTGCACTGGTTAGCGCCTTCGAAGCCTATCGCAATGCCTTGCAGGGACGTCCTGCGCTGGTGTGCTACGCAGTCAAGGCCAACTCCAACCTCGGCGTGCTGTCGGTGTTTGCCGCACTGGGCGCCGGTTTCGACATCGTCTCCGGTGGAGAGCTTGCCCGCGTCATCGCCGCCGGTGGCGATCCGGCCAAGGTGGTGTTCTCCGGCGTCGGCAAGACACGCGCAGAGATGCGCCAGGCACTCGAAGCCGGCATCCGTTGCTTCAACGTCGAGTCGGCAACCGAACTTGACCGGCTCAACGACGTTGCGGCGCAGCTTGGCAAGTTCGCTCCGATCGCCCTGCGGGTGAATCCGGACGTCGACCCCAAGACCCACCCTTACATCTCCACCGGCCTGAAGAGCAACAAGTTTGGCGTCGCCTTCGACGAAGCACTCGACCTCTATCGTCGTGCAGCCTCCCTGCCAAATCTTGAGGTCAGCGGCATTGCCTGCCATATCGGCTCGCAACTGCTTGACCCGGCTCCGATGGCCGAAGCGGCGGCAAAGGTGCTCGGACTTGTCGATCAGCTCGCTGCCGAAGGCATCCGCCTCGATCATATCGATCTTGGCGGCGGCCTCGGCATCCGCTATGACGACGAAACGCCGCCAGCGATCGCAGACTATCTTGCCCCGCTGCTGAAGGTTTTCGAAGGCCGCGCCGAAGAGCTGTGCTTCGAACCGGGCCGTTCGCTGGTGGGTAACGCAGGACTGCTGCTCACCCGGGTCGAGTACCTGAAGCCCGGAGAGGAAAAGAACTTCGCCATCGTCGATGCGGCGATGAACGACCTCGCGCGTCCGGCGCTATACGACGCCTATCATGAGACGGTTGCAGTGATCGAGCGCGACCAGCCCGCCCAAAGCTACGACGTTGTCGGCCCGATCTGCGAAAGCGGCGACTTCCTTGCCCGCCAGCGCGAGCTTGCGATCGAAGAGGGTGACCTGATCGCGCTGTTGTCAGCTGGTGCTTATGGCATGACCATGAGCTCGAACTACAACACGCGCGGCAGGGCAGCTGAAGTCATCGTCGATGGCGACAAGCTGCACCTTGTGCGCCAGCGCGAAACGATCGAATCGCTCTTCGCCCTGGAGCAGGTCCTGAGCTGA
- the dacB gene encoding D-alanyl-D-alanine carboxypeptidase/D-alanyl-D-alanine-endopeptidase, whose product MSASTASKPRPFVILSLVLACLLSAVDARAAGEETLPSSVRQALDQARVPADAVGIWVQAVDSDTPALAINADQPMNPASVMKLVTAFASLEYFGPSHTWQTRISSTGTVRNGVLQGDLYIVGGGDPVLSYERAWKLLRRLRALGVDTITGDIVLDGSVLRLPAHDPDAFDGRGLRPYNSGPYGLLLHFNTLQLALFPGNGPNDAVTVASEPPLNGVVIDNRLQTSGASCGVWYRDLEARVEPGPRLVLSGSLPASCGPRNWSAAPLPPEDFSTATIAGLWKEVGGQLQGQVRSGTAPREARPQLVDDSPALAEIVRDMNKWSSNVIARQLLANLGSTNADGVADMVAAGAQVATAQLAAAGVQTAGLVIENGAGLSRIERVRADSLGQLLIAAWQRPWMAEFIAALPIAGEDGTARKRLVGSPARGQAHIKTGTINGVRAIAGYVLDHDGRRHVVVMLVNHAEAASTRAAQDALLEWVWAGGR is encoded by the coding sequence ATGTCAGCAAGCACCGCTTCGAAACCACGCCCTTTTGTCATCCTGAGCCTTGTTCTTGCCTGCCTGCTGAGCGCCGTCGATGCGCGAGCGGCAGGTGAAGAGACGCTCCCGTCCAGTGTCCGGCAGGCGCTCGATCAGGCCAGAGTACCGGCGGACGCGGTCGGCATCTGGGTACAGGCCGTGGATTCAGACACGCCAGCACTTGCGATCAATGCCGATCAGCCAATGAACCCGGCCTCGGTGATGAAACTGGTGACGGCTTTCGCCAGTCTGGAGTACTTCGGCCCCTCCCACACCTGGCAAACCCGGATCTCCAGCACCGGCACCGTGCGCAACGGCGTGCTGCAGGGCGATCTCTACATCGTTGGCGGCGGCGATCCGGTGCTGAGCTACGAACGGGCGTGGAAGCTGCTCAGGCGACTGCGCGCGCTTGGCGTGGACACGATCACCGGCGACATCGTGCTCGACGGCTCCGTGCTCAGGCTCCCAGCGCACGATCCGGATGCATTCGACGGGCGCGGGCTTCGCCCGTACAACAGCGGCCCCTACGGCCTGTTGCTGCACTTCAACACCCTTCAACTCGCGCTTTTTCCGGGCAACGGCCCCAACGACGCAGTCACGGTGGCCAGCGAGCCGCCACTCAACGGCGTCGTCATCGACAACCGCCTGCAGACCTCGGGAGCCAGCTGCGGCGTGTGGTACCGCGATCTTGAGGCTCGTGTCGAGCCCGGTCCTCGCCTGGTCTTGAGCGGCAGCCTTCCAGCCAGCTGCGGGCCACGCAACTGGAGCGCCGCCCCCCTCCCGCCCGAGGACTTCAGCACCGCAACGATCGCCGGCCTGTGGAAGGAAGTGGGCGGGCAGCTGCAGGGGCAGGTACGTAGCGGAACGGCGCCGCGCGAGGCCCGTCCGCAGCTTGTAGACGACTCGCCCGCGCTCGCCGAAATCGTGCGTGACATGAACAAGTGGTCGAGCAACGTCATCGCCCGCCAGCTCCTCGCCAACCTGGGCAGCACCAACGCAGACGGGGTAGCGGACATGGTTGCAGCGGGCGCTCAGGTCGCCACTGCACAACTGGCGGCCGCGGGCGTACAGACTGCCGGCCTCGTGATCGAGAATGGTGCCGGCCTGTCGCGAATCGAACGCGTTCGTGCAGATAGCCTGGGTCAGTTACTGATCGCGGCCTGGCAGCGCCCCTGGATGGCCGAGTTTATTGCCGCATTGCCGATTGCCGGCGAGGACGGGACGGCTCGCAAGCGACTTGTCGGCAGCCCTGCTCGCGGCCAGGCGCACATCAAGACCGGCACCATCAACGGCGTGCGGGCCATCGCGGGCTATGTGCTCGACCACGACGGACGGCGCCATGTCGTCGTGATGCTGGTGAATCATGCGGAAGCCGCCAGCACACGTGCAGCACAGGACGCCCTGCTCGAATGGGTATGGGCGGGCGGTCGTTGA